In Pectobacterium brasiliense, the genomic stretch ATGCCAGGGCCGAAGATCCCCAACGCCAGCAGCGTCAGTGAGGCCAGCATGATGACCACCGCATGGTCGATGGAAGGCTCGGCTGGATGCACCTGGAACTCGGCAAACAGGCCCGAGCCGATGCCGACGATGACGGCCAGCACCAACACCTTGATGCCCGAAGACACCACGTTGCCCAGCACTTTCTCGGCGAGGAAGCTGGTCTTGTTCCACAGCGCAAACGGCACCAGCACGAAGCCCGCGAGCGTGGTCAGCTTGAACTCGATCAGCGTGATGAAAAGCTGGATCGCCAGAACGAAGAAACACAGGATCACCACCGCCCAGGCCAGGAACATGACCACGATGGGCGTCATGTTCACGAACACTTCGGGAAAGCCCGCCATGTCGCTGATCTGCTCAAGAATCGGTGCCGCCGCGTCGATGCCAGTCTTGGCCAAACGTCCCGGTTGCAGGAATTCGCCCATGCTCATCGTCGAGCCGCTGGCCGTCAGGCCCAGGCCCGCGAATGAGCGGAAGACGATGCTGGCCAGCCAGTTGAAGTTGTTGATGATGTAGGCGAAGGCACCGACGTAGAGCACCTTGCGCAGCAGCTTGGCGATCACGTCATCGCCTTGGCCGGTGGCGTGGCTCATCGCCCAGTACAACCCGGCAATCGTCATGTCGATGACGATCAGCGTGGCGGTGAGGAACGCGACTTCGCCCTGCAGCAGCCCAAAACCCGAGTCGATGTAGCGCGAGAAAGTAGCAAGAAAGCGGTCGATCACTGTCACGTCATTCATGGCACGTCCCCCTCGAAGGGCATGGCGTCTTGGTCACTGGCGGGTGTGTCAAAGCTCGGCGGGATCGGCGGCAGATCAGCCAGCGTGCGAAACTCGTCAGGCCCGGTTTCCCCGGCGAAGAAGCGCCGCCGGAAGGCATCGGCCGCGGCCAGGCAGGCGTCTTCGCCTGCCGTCGTCCTGTCGGCGGCACACTGCGCACGCAAAGCCTTTAGCCGCACGGGATCGGCGGCCAGAGCAGCGGCCAGGTCTTCGGTCGGCTGCTGGCCGCAAGCGACCAGCAGCACGGGCAGCACCAAGAAAACGCATCGCATGGCCGTCTCCCGTCAGTTGCCGTAGAAATCCACGCGCTGCGGTGTGTAGGGCGTGCCATCACCTAGAAAGCGACGCGTCACTTCACGTCCACGTTCGACAGCAGCTGCTTGGCGTGCCAGTTCGAGCGCGGCAGCGCGTTCCTGCGTGATCTGGAGTTGCTGCGCCTGGATGGATTGCTTGGCCTGCAAAGCCAGAAGCTGATTGGTCGCCTGCATGGCTTGCAGCGCGCCGGTGGCGGACTGACTCTGGCTGATCAGATCGGACAGTGCGCTTTCGTCTTGTGCCAGGTTCTGCGACACCTGCGCCTGCATCCGCATGGCGGTATGCAGGCCATTCAAAGTGTTCTTCCAGCGTTCCTGCGCATCGCGCAGCATCTGGTCGCCGCTGACGGTCGCGGCGTATTGTTCCGGGTACAACCGGGCGAAAGTGGCATCCATGCTCTGCACGTCATAGGCCAGGCCGCGCGCCTCGGCGATCAGGCGCTCAGTGGTTGCCAGCGTCGAGCGCAGGCGATTGACGATGTTGAAGTCCAGATTCGCCAGATTGCGCGCCTGGTTCATCAGCATCTGTGCTTCGTTTTGAAGCTGGTTGATTTGGTTGTTGATCTGCTCCAGCGTGCGAACAGCGGTCAACGTGTTCTGCACGAAATTGGACGGGTCAAACACCGTCAGCGCAGACGCAGGCTGTGAGGCCAGCAGCGATACCGACAGCACGGCGGCGAGTGAGACAGAGAGCAAACGGGGTTGGGTGTTCATGGCGAAACCTCCAGAGGATCAGAAGCGAGGAAGGACGCTGCCGCCGGTGAGGAAGGCAGCAGGTCTGCGGCCCAATCGAGGCCGCGATGGCGCAGCCAGGCACCGGCAAAGCCCGGTGTGCCTGCGTCCAGCAGCACGCGATCCATGTCGCGTTGGTCTTGCGGAGTGGAAGCCCCGGCAAAGGCCAGCGTGGCTGGCCCCAGGTCGAGGTCGAACAGGCGATTTCCCAACCGCGATTGGTAGTAGTAGTCACGCTTGGGTTGCGCGGTCGCCACGATCTCGATCTGGCGTGAGTTCAGCCCGAAGCCTTCGTAGATCGTGCGGATCTGCGGCTCTGTGGCCTGCGGATTGGGGAGGAAAATGCGACTCGCGCAGCTTTCGATCACCGCCGCAGCAATGCTCGAATCCTTGATGTCGGCTAGCGACTGAGTAGCGAAGATGACGCTGACATTCTTCTTGCGCAGCGTCTTGAGCCACTGGCGGATGCGGGCGGCGAACACCGGGTCATCGAGGAACAACCAGGCTTCATCGAGGATCAGCAGCGTGGGCGCGCCGTCGAAACGTTCATCGAAGCGGGCGAACAGGTAGCCCAGCACCGCCAGCACCGCCGCCTTGCTGTGCATGAGTTCTTCCATCTCGAAGCACTGCACAGAACCCGAACCAAGACGATCCGAATCTGCGTCCAGCAGCTTGCCGTGCGCGCCGCCCAGTACATAGGGCGCGAGCGCCTGGCGCAATGCGTTCGATTGCAGCAGCACCGACAGGCCCGTCAGCGTGCGCTGCTCCGCCGGCGCACCCGCAAGGCTGCCGAGTGCCGACCAGATCGCGGCCTTCTCCTCTGGGCCGATGGCCACGCCTTCGTGCAGCAAGCGGCCTTCCACCCATTCGGCGGCCCAGGTGCGGTAGCCCTCTTGGTCGACGCGGGCCAACGGCTGGAAAGCAATCGCCCCATCGCTGCCCAGGTCGTAATGCTCGCCCCCAAGCCCCAGGATGGTGGCGCGCATGGAGCGGCCCATATCGAAGGCGAAGATGCGCGAACCGAAGTAACGGCGGAACTGCATTGCCAGCGTGGCGAGCAATACCGACTTGCCCATGCCGGTTGGCCCGGCGACCAGCGTGTGGCCCACGTCTCCGATGTGCGTCACCAGCCGGAACGGCGTCGCGCCATCGGTGCGCGTGACGATCAGCGGCGGGCCATCCAGATGCGCGTTTTTCTCCGGCCCTGCCCAGACCGCTGACAGCGGCATCATGTGCGCCAGGTTCAGCGTCGAAACGATGGGCTGTCGCACATTCGCGTAGGCGTTGCCGGGGATCGAGGACAGCCAGGCATCGACAGCGTTGAGGGTTTCGGGGATGGTGACGAAGCCGCGCCCCTGGATGACGCGTTCCACCATGCGAAGCTTCTCGTCGGCGGTCGCCGGATCAGCATCGAGCACCGTCAATGTGGCAGTGAGATAGCCGAAAGACACCTGATCGCTGCCCAGCTCCTGCAGGGCGGCATCGGCATCGGCGGCCTTGTTGTTGGCGTCGGTATCGACCAGCGGGCTTTCCTGCTGGAAGATCGTTTCACGCAATAGCGCGACGACGTTCTTGCGCTTGGCGAACCACTGGCGGCGCAGGCGGCCCAGTTCTTTTTCCGCTTCGGCTTTGTCCAGGCACAGAAAGCGCGTGCTCCAGCGATAGCCAAAGCCCAGACGGTTGAGGTCGTCCAGAATCCCCGGCCAGGTCGAAGTCGGAAAGCCCCGCACCGATACCACTCGCAGGTGCTGGTCGCCCAGCATGGGGGTCAGACCACCGACCAACGGCGAGTCAGTTAGCAACGCGTCGATGTGAAACGGCACGCCGGGCACACCGACGCGGTAGCGTCGCGTGGACACCGTGGCGTGCAGGTAAGTCAGTGTCTGCGCGTCATCCAGCCAGCCAATTTCCGGCATCACGCCATCGAGCAGGTCGAACACGCGATCTGTTTCTGCCACGAAAGCTTCAAGCCGACCCTGCCAGTCCACACCGTCGCCCGGTGCGTTCTCATAGAGCATCTTGGCGGCGCGGGCGCGAGATTCTTCTGGTGGCAGATAAGCCAGCGTGAGGTGATAGGCGCTCTCGTAGTGATGGCCGGATTCCTCGGAAGCCGCGCGGCGTTCTTCTTCCACCAACCAGGACAACGGCTCGGGGAAGTCGGAACGTGGATAGCCCGCCGCTGCGCGGCGCTCGGCTTCGATGAACAAGGCCCAGCCCGATCCCAGGCGGCGCAGTGCGTTGTTGAGCCGCGCCGACGTGGCGATCAGCTCGCCTTGCGTGGCGCTGTCCAGATCCGGCCCACGAAAGCGTGCTGTGCGCTGGAACGAACCATCCTTGTTCAGCACCACCCCCGGCGCAATCAGCCCGGCCCAGGGCAACCAGTCGGCCAGCAGCGCGGGCCGCTGGCGGTATTCGGCAAGGTTCAGCATGTCGGCTTCTCCCTATGCGTCCAGCAGCGGCTTGTGCTTGATGTGCCGGGCGAAGACCTGCATGAACTGCGGATCGACGCGCGCGCCCCAGACCGCCAGCGAGTGCCCGACGATCCAGAGCACCACACCGGGAATCCACAGTTGCAGGCCCAGCCCGACGGCGGCGGCCAGCGTGCCGTTGGCAATGGCCACGGTGCGGGGCGCACCGCCCAGCAGGATCGGCTCGGTCAGCGAGCGATGCAGCGGCACTTCAAAACCCGGAAGATCGGTGGCCGTGCTCATACGACGGCCCCGCCGGAGAAGCTGAAAAACGACAGGAAGAAGCTGGAAGCCGCAAAGGCAATGGACAGACCGAAGACGATCTGGATCAGCTTGCGGAAACCGCCACTGGTATCCCCAAAGGCCAGCGCCAGACCCGTCGCAATAATGATGATGACCGCTACGATGCGGGCTACCGGCCCCTGGATGGATTCGAGGATGGATTGCAGTGGGCCTTCCCACGGCATTGAGGAACCGGCGGCCTGAGCCGTACCCGCCAGCAACAGCATCAACACCGCGAGCAGCAGCCCTTGTCCTGCGGGGCGAACCAGACTACGCAGCCGCGGCAGCGTGGGCGGCGGAGAAAGTGGATTGACAGAAAGACGGAAAGCATCAAAGTGCGTCATGGCAGTTCTCCAGGTTGATCAGTGGTCAGGGAAGGCGCAGCGGCACCGGCTGCGAGAGGAACCGGCGGCAACTCGGGAAGCGGTGCTTCCAGCGCATCCGCCAGGCGGTAGCCCGCGCCGTCGAAGCCGACAACGCGGGAAATGGTTTCGACGTGGCGCTTGCGGCCGCGTCCGGCGATGTGGATGACGACGTTGACCGCCTCGGCGATCAGGGCGCGGGGCGGGTTCACCGCCACTTCGAGAATCAGTTGCTCCAGGCGCAGCAGTGCGCCCAAGGCGGAGCCGGCATGGATGGTGGCGATACCACCGGGGTGGCCGGTGCCCCAGACCTTCACCAGATCCAGCGCTTCGCCGCCGCGCACTTCGCCCACGATCACGCGATCCGGGCGCAGCCGCATCGTGGCGCGCACCAGCTCCTGCATCGACACCACGCCCGCACGGGTGCGCAGCGGCACATGGTCACGGGCTGCGCATTGCAGTTCCATGGTGTCTTCCAGCACCAGCACGCGGTCGCCGGTGGCGGCGATCTCGGCCAGCAAGGCGTTGGCCAGCGTGGTCTTGCCGGTACTGGTGCCTCCGGCGATCAGGATGTTGTGCCGCTCGCGCACGGCATGACGCAGAAACTCGGCCTGCCCAGCGGTCAGGATGCCGTCGGCCACATACCGATCCAGACCGATGATGCTCACGGCGCGCTTGCGCAGCGCAAAGGCCGGGCCGGGTGCGGCGGGCGGCAGAATGCCCTCGAAGCGTTCGCCGGTTTCCGGCAGTTCGGCGGTCAAGAGCGGTTGGCCGCGATGCACCTCCGCACCGACATGGGCGGCGACCAGGCGGATGATGCGTTCGCCATCGGCTTCGGGTAGTTCAACGCCGAGCGGCGCACGGCCAGAGGACAACCGATCTACCCACAATGTCCGATCGGGGTTGAGCATCACTTCCACCACGTCCGGGTCTTCCAGCGCGGCGGCAATCACCGGCCCCATCGCCGTGCGCAGCATCTGGATGCGGCGATCCTGGGACGCCGCAGCGGATGAGCGTGGATCGGGCGCGATCTGTGGAACGGCACTCATGACGCACGCTCCGCTGTGCGTTCATGGGCGGCAGCCATTGCCGCCGCGTCATCCATGCGCATGCCGAACTCACGATCTTGGGGGTGCAGTTCTTCCACAACGTCGCGCACCAGGCTGCGGCCACGCAGCAGGTGGCGACCCAACTGTTCGACAAACTGCTCGAAACGCGCCTTGCCCTGCGCGCGAGCCGCGTCCTGATGGGCCTCCGGCACCGGCGTGCTGACGGTCAGGTAGTAGCGGACGAACAGCGCCAGCGTTTCGATCTGGATGTTCTGGTCGCGCTCCAGGCGCTCGGCCTGCCGCGACAGACGATCCAGTCGTTTGGCAATGGCGGCCTCACGCTGGTCGCCGGCATCAGGCGACAGCCAGGATGCCAAGGCAGCGGCGACGATGCTGGACTTGGACACGCCTTTCTTGGCGGCCAGTTCGTCCAGACGCTTGGCGTGCTCATGCTGGATGAACAGGTTCAATCGGTATTGGCTCATAGGTCGATTCCGTCGTTGGGGTCGAGAGATGCCAGCCGCGCCGTGCGTTGCAGAGCCGGATCGAGCTGGCCGGGAAGCACCGGGGGCATGTCGTCGTCATCGAGCAGCGACAGATCGCTGGTCGTGGCATCCATCTCGGGGGCATAGGCGATGGTTTCCGACAGTTCGGGCTGACGGCGTGGGCCGCCGTCATCGGTCGAACCCAAGTTCTCTAAGTCATCAGCGGATGCCGTGGTCGGTGACACAGGAACCGCAGGTATTGCTAGACCGCTCCAGTCATCAGGGCGTGCAGGCGGCACATCGGCATAGCGGCCTGCCGTCACCACAGGCGGCGGAATTACCCGTTGCTTGAAATTGGCGTCGGCGAAATAGCGCAGCTTCTTCGCCTTGATCGGCGCGACGCTGGACACCATCACCACGGATTCATCGGGCGGAAGCTGCATCACTTCGCCCGGCGTCAGCAGTGGCCGCGCCGTCTCCTGCCGCGACACCATCAGGTGCCCCAGCCACGGTGCAAGCCGGTGGCCGGCATAGTTGCGCTGTGCGCGCAACTCAGTGGCCGTGCCCAATGTTTCGGAAATGCGTTTGGCGGTGCGTTCGTCGTTGGTGGCGAACGTCACTCGCACATGGCAGTTATCGAGGATGGAATGGTTCTGCCCATACGCCTTGTCGATCTGGTTGAGCGACTGCGCGATCAGAAAGCTGCGGATGCCGTAGCCCGCCATGAAGGCGAGCGCTGTCTCGAAGAAGTCCAGCCGACCCAGCGCCGGAAATTCATCGAGCATCAACAGCAGCTTGTGGCGGCGTTGGATGCCGTCGCTGCCGTCCAACGATTCGGTGATTCGTCGGCCGATCTGGTTGAGGATCAGCCGGATCAGCGGTTTGGTGCGCGAAATGTCCGAAGGCGGCACCACCAGATAGAGCGATACCGGGTGCTTGGCGGAAATCAGGTCGGCAATGCGCCAATCGCAGCGCGAGGTGACTTCTGCCACTGTAGGGTCGCGGTACAACCCCAGGAACGACATGGCGGTTGAGAGCACACCAGAGCGCTCGTTGTCCGACTTGTTGAGCACTTCGCGGGCAGCGGAGGCGACGACGGGATGCTGCGCATCACCCAGGTGTTTAGTCGTCATCATCCGATGCAAGGTCAGCTCGAACGGGCTGGCTGGATCGCTGAGAAAGTTGGCGACGCCACGCAGCGTCTTGTCTTCCCCCGCGTACAGCACATGCAGGATCGCGCCGACCAGTAGCGCGTGACTGGTCTTCTCCCAGTGGTTGCGCTTCTCCAGCGCGCCTTCGGGATCGACCAAGATGTCGGCGATGTTCTGCACGTCGCGCACCTCATGCGCGCCGCGCCGCACTTCCAGCAGCGGGTTGTAAGCCGCCGACTTCGCATCTGTCGGGTTGAACAGCAGGCAGTGGCTGAATCGACTGCGCCAGCCAGCGGTGATCTGCCAGTTCTCGCCCTTGATGTCGTGGATGACGGCGGATGTCGGCCAGGACAACAGCGTTGGCACCACTAGGCCCACGCCCTTGCCCGAGCGAGTGGGCGCAAAGGTCAGGACGTGTTCCGGCCCTTCGTGCCTCAGGTAATGGCCGTCATGCTGACCGAGAAAGACGCCGGCGGGCTGCGTCAGCCCGGCCTTGCGAATGTCGGCAGCATCGGCCCAACGGGCCGAGCCATAGGTCGTCACCTTGCGCGCCTGCCGCGAGCGCCAGACAGACATAGCGATGGCGACCGCCACGGCCAGCAGGCCGCTGCTTGCCGCGATCATGCCTCCGGTGTCGAACACCTGCGGCGCGTAGGCGTCGAAGAAAAACCACCACTCGAAGAGCTTCCACGGGTAATAGACCGGTGTGCCGTGGAAGTCGAACCAGGGCGAGCCAAGGCGTAGCTGGTAGCCCAAGGCGGCGGCTGTCCATTGCGTGGCACCCCACACACCGGCGATCACGATGCCGAACACGGCGGCGATCTGCCCGAACAAAACGCCCTGAGCTTGCATACCTTGGCCTCCGATTTCTCCTGCGCTGATTCGCCGTGGAAAACGCGGCACAAAGGCGTGCCGCAGGCGTCAGGATCGGTGCCGGTTCAGTGCCGGTCAAAGACCGTTATCGGCAGCAAGGTGATGCAAAAAGCATGGCTCCATGTAGAGAAGAAGCCAGTAGAAACGCCGCAGGCGTGGGCGCGCTGCGGCGTGTAGAGAAAATAACGAAGATACGCGGCAAGCCGCCAACAGTTAGAACTTGGGCGGCGTTTCCGATGGCGTGTAAGGCACCTTGCCGTCGCCCAAAAAGCGCTTATTCGTCGCCTCCGCTACCCGGTTGCAGAGTACGTCTCCCATTGCCGTACGCTCGGTCTTGCACTGACGGCGCAGTTCCTTCAAGCGTTCGGGATCGGCCGCCAGTTCTTCCACGGTCGGGACACCGAAGTCCTGCTTCGGCGGCTCCGACGGGTCGCATGCTGTAAGCGCCGCGACCAGCAGCAAAGGGGTCATTCGCTTCATGGCTCGGTGTCCTCCGGGGCATCAGGTTCAGGTGGTTGTTCGGGCCTCGCGCCTTCGAGCAAGTCAATAGCTTGCACCCGCTCGATAAATCGGGACAGCGCTTCCGAAGGCTCACCTTCGCGATGCAGTAGATAGGTCGTCAGCACTGGGGAACAGCCTGCCAAGGGCCGCGCAACTACGCCCGGTTCGCGGCTGGCCTCGATGTGTGGTGCGGCAGTCAGGCCCAGCGCGAAGCCCGCTGATACCAGCGCCATCATCAGGTCGTATGAGGACACACGCTCTGCAATCAGTGGCTCCATTTCCGCGCGGCGCAGCACCCGCTCGACCTGGCGCGCGTGTCCTTCACAAGCGAGCGGATCACACAGCACGAGGGGGTAACGTATCATCTCCTCCAGCGGAATGCGCTTGTGTCTGAGCAGCGGGTGGCGAGCTGGCACCGCCACCATTAGCGGATCACTCCACACAGCCTGGGCTGCAATGCCTTCACCCACTTCATTGGATTGTGCGAAACCAACGTCGTAAAGGTCGTCGTGCAGCCCTTTGATCTGCTGTGAAAGCGGCACCTCAAACAGACGGATCTCGACTTCGGGTTCCTCCTGCCGGCACAACGCCAACAAGTTCGGCAAGCGCGATGACGTCGTGCCGTCGGACAGTGCAATGCGTAATTGCCCATGAAAGCCATTGGCCGCAGCCTGCACGCTGTCTCGGGCTTGCTGCAAGGCTGTGAAGATGCGCGGCACATGCTCAAGAAAAAGCTTGCCTGCCCGTGTCAGTCGTGTGCTGCGGCTGGTGCGTACGAACAATTGCTCGCCCAGATCTTCTTCCAATTCCCTGATGGTGCGCGACAAGGGCGACTGTTCTATATGTAGTTTTTCCGCAGCTCGGGCAAAGTGAAGCTCTTCCGCAACAGCGAGGAAACACCGTAAGTGCCGCAGTTCCATAGTTTCCCTTGTTCCCAATCGTTCCTATAAGAGCCTTGGTTATTCAACAGTCCCACTCACCACAAGAACCACAGTCAAGGCAACGCTCAAAGCGTGCCGAAAGCTTATGCCTTATGCCTCTGCAGGGTGGGAGCCAACAGCAACGGCAGAGCCAACAGCGTTAGAACAACAAGCATGGTGAGCCGAAGGCCGATGTGCTCGCCGATGAAGCCGAGTGGCGAAGGGCCGACGAGAAAGGCCGTGTAGCCGATCGTGGCCAAAACCGCGATGCGCGCGATTAGACCGAACCCGCCGTTCGCGAATCCAGAGAGGTGAACGTGATGCCAGTCATTTGGCACGCCATCTTTAGACATGTACTGACACATGGGGGCTACCCAAGCCCTGTTTGGGATCGTGACGCCGCCTGTAACCAAAGGCGAAAAAAGGTGGGTTTGTGCCGAAGCCATCAAACGCACATGAATGGTGTAATAGGAGAAAATGGGCAGGGACATAGCGTCCCGGTCTCTTGGCATGCATCCAATTACCGATTGCGCAATCTGATGCATGCAGAGACGTCGAGATACCATCAGAGCCCGTTGCGGAAGTCGGCGATGCTCACGTCGGTCAACGCGTAGTTGCTGAACGAGACATTGCAGCCATCGGCATTGGGGGATTGCGCCTCAAAGCCAATTTCCGGCTCCGCCTCGGTGTTGTCAAAAGCGAATGCCCGCACGAAAATCCACTTCACGCCATCCACTGAAGCATGCAGCGCGTACACGTTCTCTTTACGAGAAATGCGCAGATTTACCTGCTTGCCATCCACAGTAAAAGCATTCGCGTCGTCGGAGGTGCCACCTTTATTGATGACTGAAACCACCATGGGCTCCCCGTCTGGGGAATATTCGAAGCACAGCTTCGCCCAGGTGCTCTCATCGACCCGCAAGAGCAGCACACCCGCGTCAAAGGTGGCTCCGAACTCGACGTGTACTGTGGCACTGAATTGAAAGTCACCGGCCGGAATGCGAGTCATCAACGTCGCCGCATTGTGACGGCTGGCAGACGACACTACGGATCCAGCGCGGCCCGGATCTATGAAGATGTCGCTATGCCCGGGTGCGGTGGTGGTCACGCGACCGCTGTTGTTGTCAACCTTCCAGTCAGACCCTTGCGAAGCAACGAAGTCGTAAGGGACGTTGTGTAGTTTCATGACGCTCTCCAGTTCTAGGTTGGCAGAAAGAATCCGCGCGTATTGAAAGTGTCTGATCAGCGTGTGATGACGCGAACCAGCCATGGTGAAACTATGTCGCTCGCGTGCCTAGTGCGGGCTCAAGGTTTTGAAGAATCCTGTGAAGGCTCATGAACTACGCCTTTGCAAAGTGGTTGCCAACAGCAATGGCAGAGCCAATAGAGCCATGACAAATAGCATCGTGAGCCGTAGGCCTATGTGCTCGCCGATGAAGCCGAGTAGCGGAGGGCCGACAAGAAAGGCCGTGTAGCCGATCGTGGCCAGAACCGCGATGCGCGCGGATGGATCATGTCCAACTGAGGCACCGGCTGACATCGCTACAGGAAAGCCCAGTGATGCACCGATTCCCCAAAGAAATACGCCGATACCTGCCACAGACAAGGTTGGGGCCAGAACTACTATTAGTATTCCGACTGCGCCGATAAGCGCACTGGCGCGAATTACGTTGACGGGTCCGAAACGGCTCAGCACCCCGGTTCCCAAGAACCGTCCCAATGTCATCGTCGCAGCGAAAGCGACGAACAGAAGCGAACCAATGGCTTCAGAGGTTTCGTGCGCGTCCACAATCAGCAGTGGTAGCCAGTCGTTGGCGGAGCCTTCGGCCAGCGCCACAGCCAGCACAATTGCACCGATGAGGATGAGCTTCGGATCATCCTTGATGGTCGTGATGAAGCCTCGCTTATTTGCGGAATCAGTCGCGCGTGCGCCGTGTGATCCGACCACACCGTAGGCGACATAGACCAGCATCGGACACAGCAGCGCACAGACGACGAGCATGTGCGAGGTAACGGACAAGCCTTTTGCAACCAGTAGCAGACCACACACGGCACCGAGCGTCGTACCCAGGCTGAAGCAGCCGTGTACCAGCGTTAGCACGGGTCGCCCCAGCCCACGTTCCACATGCGCCCCCAACACGTTGACGGCCACTTCGGCCTGGGCCATTCCAAAACCAACCAGGCCCAAGCCAAAGCCTGTCATCCAAGCCAAAGCGAGGTGAGTACCGCTCGACAGCACGATCAGGCCCGCCAGAGCGAGCGTCATGCCAGCGCAGACTGCACGATCTGCACCAATACGGGCCACGATGTTGCCGGCCAGCAGAATCCCGCCCATCGAGCCAAGCGAGAACCCGAAAAGGATCAGACCCATCTCTGCTGTGGATGCGCTCAGAGCGTCGCGGATAGAGGGCGTGCGCACGATCCAGGAGGCCATGACAAAGCCGAGCACGAGGAAACATCCGAACAATGCCCGGCGCGTTTTGAGCAATCTTGCGTTTTCAGTATTCACATTCATTCTTGGTTGCAGGAGGCCTTAGGCCTTGCTGGTTGATCTGACGAAGCAAGCCGTTTGTTTGCCTACCAGTTCATTGGAGAGATAAGGCGCTGTCCGGCTTGCCTTTACGGCAGCCACTACCTCTGGAGGCCCACTGACCACCACTCGGCCTCCCGAATTGCCAGCCCCTGGTCCCATGTCGATGACCCAATCACACGCCGCGACCACGCGCATGTCGTGCTCGACCACCACAACTGTGTTGCCTGCCTGGACCAATCCATCGAGTTGCAGGAGCAAGCGATCGACATCCGCCGGGTGCAGTCCAGTGGTGGGCTCGTCCAGCACGTAAAGGGTGTTGCCATGCTGCAGCCGCTGCAACTCGGTGACGAGCTTGATGCGTTGCGCCTCACCCCCGCTCAACTCGGTCGCAGGCTGCCCCAGTCGCAGATAGCCCAGGCCGATGTCGTGCAACAGCATCAGTGGTCGCAGTACGGCAGGCTCATCCGAAAACACCTCGCAGGCATCCTTCACTGTGAGGTCAAGCACCTGCGCAATCGTCAGATCCTTCCACTTGATCTCAAGCGTTGCCGGGTTGTAAC encodes the following:
- a CDS encoding DUF1349 domain-containing protein, encoding MKLHNVPYDFVASQGSDWKVDNNSGRVTTTAPGHSDIFIDPGRAGSVVSSASRHNAATLMTRIPAGDFQFSATVHVEFGATFDAGVLLLRVDESTWAKLCFEYSPDGEPMVVSVINKGGTSDDANAFTVDGKQVNLRISRKENVYALHASVDGVKWIFVRAFAFDNTEAEPEIGFEAQSPNADGCNVSFSNYALTDVSIADFRNGL
- a CDS encoding LysR family transcriptional regulator; its protein translation is MELRHLRCFLAVAEELHFARAAEKLHIEQSPLSRTIRELEEDLGEQLFVRTSRSTRLTRAGKLFLEHVPRIFTALQQARDSVQAAANGFHGQLRIALSDGTTSSRLPNLLALCRQEEPEVEIRLFEVPLSQQIKGLHDDLYDVGFAQSNEVGEGIAAQAVWSDPLMVAVPARHPLLRHKRIPLEEMIRYPLVLCDPLACEGHARQVERVLRRAEMEPLIAERVSSYDLMMALVSAGFALGLTAAPHIEASREPGVVARPLAGCSPVLTTYLLHREGEPSEALSRFIERVQAIDLLEGARPEQPPEPDAPEDTEP
- a CDS encoding EexN family lipoprotein — encoded protein: MKRMTPLLLVAALTACDPSEPPKQDFGVPTVEELAADPERLKELRRQCKTERTAMGDVLCNRVAEATNKRFLGDGKVPYTPSETPPKF
- a CDS encoding conjugal transfer protein TraG translates to MQAQGVLFGQIAAVFGIVIAGVWGATQWTAAALGYQLRLGSPWFDFHGTPVYYPWKLFEWWFFFDAYAPQVFDTGGMIAASSGLLAVAVAIAMSVWRSRQARKVTTYGSARWADAADIRKAGLTQPAGVFLGQHDGHYLRHEGPEHVLTFAPTRSGKGVGLVVPTLLSWPTSAVIHDIKGENWQITAGWRSRFSHCLLFNPTDAKSAAYNPLLEVRRGAHEVRDVQNIADILVDPEGALEKRNHWEKTSHALLVGAILHVLYAGEDKTLRGVANFLSDPASPFELTLHRMMTTKHLGDAQHPVVASAAREVLNKSDNERSGVLSTAMSFLGLYRDPTVAEVTSRCDWRIADLISAKHPVSLYLVVPPSDISRTKPLIRLILNQIGRRITESLDGSDGIQRRHKLLLMLDEFPALGRLDFFETALAFMAGYGIRSFLIAQSLNQIDKAYGQNHSILDNCHVRVTFATNDERTAKRISETLGTATELRAQRNYAGHRLAPWLGHLMVSRQETARPLLTPGEVMQLPPDESVVMVSSVAPIKAKKLRYFADANFKQRVIPPPVVTAGRYADVPPARPDDWSGLAIPAVPVSPTTASADDLENLGSTDDGGPRRQPELSETIAYAPEMDATTSDLSLLDDDDMPPVLPGQLDPALQRTARLASLDPNDGIDL
- a CDS encoding MFS transporter codes for the protein MNVNTENARLLKTRRALFGCFLVLGFVMASWIVRTPSIRDALSASTAEMGLILFGFSLGSMGGILLAGNIVARIGADRAVCAGMTLALAGLIVLSSGTHLALAWMTGFGLGLVGFGMAQAEVAVNVLGAHVERGLGRPVLTLVHGCFSLGTTLGAVCGLLLVAKGLSVTSHMLVVCALLCPMLVYVAYGVVGSHGARATDSANKRGFITTIKDDPKLILIGAIVLAVALAEGSANDWLPLLIVDAHETSEAIGSLLFVAFAATMTLGRFLGTGVLSRFGPVNVIRASALIGAVGILIVVLAPTLSVAGIGVFLWGIGASLGFPVAMSAGASVGHDPSARIAVLATIGYTAFLVGPPLLGFIGEHIGLRLTMLFVMALLALPLLLATTLQRRSS